The nucleotide window TCTGGGTGGAGCTGGGCTGGGTGCGCTGGCCCGCGTGCTGGTGAACGAAGAGCTGGCCGTTGGGGACCCGGGTGCGGCGCTCTCGCTGGATCCGTTCGGTCCGGCGCTGTACGCGTTGTCGGAACTCGGTGGCGACTCGGCGCTGACCGCGTTCGCCACACCGCTGCTCGAAGATGCTTCCTCGCGAGCCCTGCTCGCCTACGGTCCGGAACTCGATCTCGAGCAGAGCAGTGAATCGATCAGTGGGATCGTGCCATGGCTACCGGCCGATCGCGTTGATCTGCTCGTGATCCTCGATGCCTCCGGTGCCAGCGTGATTCGCGAGGGCTTCGAACTCGAAGAACTGCGCGGCGCCGGATTGCGAGCGGCCGGAGCATCCGAGCTGCGACTGAACAAGGCGCCGATCGTTGCACGCTACAACGGTGTGGAAGCGGCGGCTCGGGCATTGGCGCGTTCGCGCTTGTACGTGGCCTCGTTGATTCTGGGCGTGTTGCGTCAGACTGCGGAGTTTTCTCGCGGTTATGCACAGGAACGAGTGGCGTTTGGCAAGCCGATCGCGCA belongs to bacterium and includes:
- a CDS encoding acyl-CoA dehydrogenase, giving the protein MFNLDPGEELELLIETARSFAGDELAPGIREAESQRLLAPAVRASFAQIGLSGLEIPESLGGAGLGALARVLVNEELAVGDPGAALSLDPFGPALYALSELGGDSALTAFATPLLEDASSRALLAYGPELDLEQSSESISGIVPWLPADRVDLLVILDASGASVIREGFELEELRGAGLRAAGASELRLNKAPIVARYNGVEAAARALARSRLYVASLILGVLRQTAEFSRGYAQERVAFGKPIAHHQALAFLITDMQMAIDGTRLLLHEAAWHADRGLDFTALAAAVFVEAIEASRFVGPNGVQILGGHGFMQDYPVEKHMRESRALGLLLGGVDPAREQAGQSLCTLGAPVQLSQIEAR